The Antennarius striatus isolate MH-2024 chromosome 8, ASM4005453v1, whole genome shotgun sequence nucleotide sequence TTGTCAACAAAGAAGCATGAAAACCAGTCTTTTACACTtcacaaatctgacttaaatagaacaaaacaaaaacttgagAGCACCAAAGAGTCAGCTCTGTAGGCCTGCTAAAGAACAAGCCTTCTGGAAATCTTGAAGACTCTGATTATGTTGTATCTGTAGGTTGAGCTGCATCACCTGCTTTGCAATCCCTCTCCCTGAAGAACTGTCTTTGCTCATTGATGGCTTTCTGTAGTTGAGCAATGTTTACACCATCAACACAGTTCAGCACACGAGCACGGACCATCACACCAACCCCTGCAAGATAACAGGTACAGACTAAGAGCGGAGATGCCCATAGTTTTAAATgcaatacatttaaatgaactttGTGATCAAGATTAAATACATAAGAGTAAAATTTTATCGGTGTAGTTTCAACCGCAACGTCACAGAATCATGCGAGCGGTTTTCTGCATTGTTAATAGATCAcgattgaaaaagaaaacatgatgttactcatgcaggaatgttttcattgacctctttttttctctttcatgcaAGTGACAGCAAAAGGCATCCTTCCACCTCCACAAGCATTTCATGGGAAATGGCCAGTCTCACttatctgtaggtgtgagtgtgtgtctttcatgtggctctgcggtgcaccggcgtcaggcctggagtgtaccccgcctctcgccccaAGTTTACCGGGATAAACTCCAGCAAAGCCGCGACAGTGGAAGTACATTTGATGAAGAtcaatgcatgaatgaatgaatcaatcaagtGCAAATTAGACTAAGCAATTCCTTTGGTATATAAATTGGTGCAAAATACAGAATTGACTGTATAAGTTTCCTTTATCCTActttatgataaaataaaaatgaacttatttgatatttttcgaacataaaatattaatacgTTTTTTCTTACCTTCAGCATTTTCTACCTCACCCAGCACTAAGTACTGAGCGCCAATTATTGGGTTGAAGGGCTCCACCAGTGAAGTGTGGATGACCACGTGGTGCTCTTCTGAAGCATGCTGAGTTGACAATGTGGCCCTCGATTCCTCAGGTTGATAGCAGGAAAGTCTGAAAAGTATAAGTCTTTGGTCAAAGACAACCTTTTTTGAGGTGTAGTATTCTTTTTGAGGTGTAGTATTCTTATCTTATACATGATGGCTGTGACACTGTCATAGTATGGTAATAGTTATTGTAATTTTGAGTGTGAACCTCAGAGCTAACCTGCCAAATGTTCGAATTGAATCCCCTTCCTGCACTGCTCCAGAAGTTACTTCCCATGGGAAATGGTAAATTGCCGCTGCGGGAAGCATCTCGTTATAGAAGAATAAAGACAGGGAAACATAAAATGCACTAAGAAAGAAGTACTGCAGCCGCAAGTATCCCGGAAGTGAATCTGCGCGTGTTACTATGGTATCGCCATGTCCCGCCTCTTTCTGTCTCATTGAGGggctccagccaatcacaggcagaGTAGAGCTGGCTCTAACGTAGCCATCGTATAAAACGCAGTACTCTACTCAATAGGTTTAGCACTTCCGGATTCGCGTTACATTTCGTATCAAGTTCACAAAAGTTCACCAAAATTGACAGCAAACGCAAGCGATTGGTGTTTGGAGGAGCTTGCAGCGCATTTGCCCCTCTTCGGCCGCCGTACTTTAGTCTCCACCTTTACGGACTTCCGTGCGGTTGTGTCTTTGATCAGCGGGCGCTCAGGTGGACCCTTGAGCATGACGGCTTAGGAGGCTATACAGTCTCGGTATTATAATTCTTCGCCATACAACCGGATTTTAGTCGAACATAGAGCCATGAATCCTGATATTTTGAAAGAAAGGCAAAACGCCACCTTCGACGTCGAAAAACTAACCAATATGTTGGACGGGGGTCCGGAAAAGaccaaaagaagaagagaaatcgGTGAGTTGTCGAGCATCTGACCGCCGGGGCTCGTTTCGTGGGACCTGACATGTGATCAAATCACAGCAGCCACGGTGCAGAAAAACAATGCTTTGTCCACCTGACGACAGCACAAGATTGTCGCTGCTTTGACAACAATTGGTGCAATCATGTCGCACATTAACGAATGGTTTGAGCTTTAAAATATCTGCAATATGTCCACGTTCAATAGTCCCGTAGCGGGATGTCCAATGAGTCATATTCTTGCTGCCCGATGCATAAGGAAAATATATATTCACACTTTTTAATGATAAACCTACCAGGGGTACACAAAAGcttattttccgcactataaggcgcacctaaaagcctttaattttctaaaaactgacagtgcaccttataatccagcgcaCCTTATACTGTAGTGTttaatatgaaaacagttttataaTAGGTCAATCAttgaatgtgcgccttataatcagatgcacctcataatccagtgcgccttgtatatgaaaaGGTTTTAGAATAAGGACTTAGAATACAGGACTTCACTTAAGCTTCTTTTGTGTGGACTACATCAGCTGTcggtatttttaaaaaatgtatttctgattTCAATTTTCACTATTCATTATAGAGTCAATGGTTCTGAATGACCCAGACTTCAAGGAGGAGGACCCCAACTTCCTGTCCCGCAGTGAGCGCTATGACCAAGCTGTTAGAAAAAGTGCTCTAATGATCCTGAAACTCAGAGAGTATGGCATTGCTGACCCAGAGGAGATCTACTGCTACAAGAAGTATGTGATAAAGGAGTAAATGTGTTATGTGGTTTACATACTGAAAATAGACAGAACCACACACAGATGTATTATTGGCAAaggattgttgttgttgcacaAGCAATGGCAACAGAAGGTGGATGTACTTTGGATCCAAGGTTTTATCAAGGGAGCAGAAAGTCAggcatgtcattttcatcctgATTATTTAACACAAAGCAAAGTGCAGGTCTGTCCTCTATTTTTACTGAGGTTTACTGAGGCAGAGCAGTTCTAAAGAAATCAAATCCAATGAAATAAGTATGTATTAGTGAGTCATTATATGTGTAGATATTGACTAGTGTGTAACCTGTTAAAGTTTTATAGAGGGAAACAATGCAGAGTGAAATGCTAGCTTCTAGAGCTGCTATATATTACAGGTGATAAATGTAGTGTGAAAATATACTTAAATCTTATTGATTTCATGAGATGAATATCAAGAGAAACATTATCTCGTATGTTAGGATCTAGGAAGTTTAACTTAAATTATGCTTTTATGTATGCAGGTGACATTTCACCCACTTTGATTTATATGCTATTAAATTATAAGTGTACTTTACAGCGCAGATCACATAATTTAAGTTGTTCTGTAACTACTATGGGGTAGTAATGTCAAGTGATTTGAGCACCAACATCTGAGCACAgaataatcttttttctttatcttcatGTTTTTGATGAGTATTTTTATCATGAATTTAACCATTATAACATTTATGTTCTACAGCTGTGTTATACCTTCATCAAACTACTGAACTATAAGTCAGGTCAACCTTATGTTGACAGTATAAGATACAGGGCATTGTTGTAAAGAAATCTGTTCTTAAAATGTCTCCGGCAAGCCTTACGACTGACGAACTGACTCAGAGGAAAGCAATAATTTCCAGACTGGTTGTGATGTTTTGTCAAACTGTCGGCGGGCTTTGTTCCTCTACTCAGGCATTTTACTTGCTTTTAAAAGTTAATACCAGAATGATTGGTAGTAGTGAATAGTTCAGTGTTCAGAAAGGATCCCTGTATGGCGTTTCAAGCTGACAAAAAGCACCTAAAATAGGAACTTTTTTCTCTTTGAGTCTTGTTTCATTAAATATCCAAACACTGAGCAGGCACCATGTCCCAGACAGAAAATACATCACAGTTTAAGTCAACAGATTCGACCTTGAGTTACGTGTCTTATACTTTTCCTTCACCCAGCATGGCTAGGGGCAGCAGTCATGAGGCCTTGGGGCTACACTTTGTCATGTTCATCCCATCCCTGCACAGCCTGTGTGACCCTCAGCAGGCCAGGAAGTGGTTACCCCTGGCTGAATCCTACCAAATGATGGGCACATATGCCCAAACTGAGATGGGTCACGGTCAGTGAACTTAGCCTGTAAcatatttccttcttttttaaGGTCTTCAAAACAACTTCACTGTGCTTTAAATGGAATAAAGTGGCATTGTATGCCATTGAATGTTTGGCTGCAATGATATCTGGGGCAGGAAAAGAGGTCTGTTTGGAAACCTGTTACCAGGAGGAGATCTGCTGAATTGTTGTTGGTGTTTGACAGATCTGaattcatccgtccatccatccaccatcctttttttttttgtagacgaGATAATCGTAATCGTCTCGTCTCGTCTGCCGCTGTTTAACcgccttgtgggtcacgggtctgctggagtctcTCCCAGCTGACTACATGCGAAAGTCAGGGTAACATTCCGGTTGAGATACCAGCTCATCGCTGGGccacagaaaagacaaacacccactcacacctacggacaatctGGTTTGACCCATTCACTTACGCTTCGTGACGGATCTGAATCACagagaaaatgacatttttctccGCCATGGGGTAGTGATTCCTATGAAGGAAATGCCGTTGCTGCAGTATCTGGTCTTGTTTCTGTACTTCCTGCAGTTGTTGACCTTCAGAATAAGTTGGGTTTTTTAAATAAGATCGCTTAGTTTAGTCTCCATAAATTGAAAGCACATCTCACCAGCATTGAGCAGTTCTGctgtttttctatctgcaatgctGTTATTTTCTAATTGTGTAATTTTGTTTCACTAATGGTGAAACTTGTGTGCATCCTTCCTGGGTGTTGTGTCCAGTTTAATTACTGGGActaatatattttctgtgtttttttgcaaattattACTCATTCAACAATCAGTAATTTACTTGTGATTATTAAGTTGTTCTTGGCTGTGTACATCCTGCTTGAGCTGGGGCCAGTTTCATCAATGATTTTAAGGAAAATGGATATAAATATGACAACTGGTGTGAACGAGACTAACAATTAGGGCTGTCACAAATGATTCATTTGATAATCGACTATTTACTGATTATTTTTCAATCAGTCGACTAATGGACAGATGAATATAAAACATACACATTATTGCACCaacatgaagctgctcttatataacTATCATTAGTTTACAGCTTTACTTGTTTAAGGTATATgtcaactaaaaataaagaccatTCAGATGGTAGTTctttaaacctttaatgaaatagaCTTTTGGCAACAAACAACCATATCAGAGCTCCATTGTGATAGCCCAGCCCATCTGGTATAATTTGgggtgacatcacagctgaccCCCATTACCACCACTGCACATGGGTGTCAAAAGAAAGGCAGAAGCGGCAGTGGAAGGTGCAGCAGCAGTTTAGAggaaagacaaatatttaaaagaagaaactgACAAATCGATAAATTTGTTGTCGACAATTTTAATTGTCAACATAATCTTGACTAGTTGAGTAATCGTGGCAGCCCTATTAACAATTCAATCAGATGAATTTAAGTTATGTTGAACTGGGATTGTGGAAACAAATAAGGTGAAAATTAGGTAAGGAGAATGAGCCTGGTGCTCTTTGTGAAACAGGCCCTGTAAATGTGTAGGATTTGTACTGGTGTATGAATTAGTGACAGACTAGATTAACCAGGATCTTTATCTAGTCGTTATATTGTGCCTAGATGGAATCTTATCATCAAAAGCAAATGAAGGACATTAGGTGCACCAAAATAGTTCTAGCGTTCTAGCGTCTGAATGTCTCTGTAATCTGAGAGGCTCATCGATGTTTGGTGAGAAAGAATTTAGGCCAAGCTTGCTCTTATTTGGTGCCTTGCTGTGGAGCAAAATAGGTTTTGCAGTGAGTTTGTATGTCATCTCATAAAAGTGCACTGGAAGTTTAGATTTGATTGATCTACCTCTTaatgaacattttgttcacTAATGGTTAGAACAGAAAGCCTTTGCATAACTTGCATACAGCGAAATTAGGAGCGCTTCTGTGTTTGGTGCTTGATTAGTCATCTTTGCATCATTACTGGGTCGAGGTCCTATGGCTTGTTTTTACCTGTTTCGTTGTGAAtcgaagaagcctcttggatgtgAGGTTAAAGATCTTTAGGCTTTTCccacaaatccatccatccattttcttgtttaCAGCCTCCTTCCTACCTTACGGGTCATGGTTCTGCGGGAGCCTATCTCAGATGGTTataggcggggtacactcctgataagacgccagctcattgcaggaccgcatcaaagacaaacaaccattcatgtTCACACTCTCTAGTGGACAATATAGTGTGACCAGTTTACCTAAGCTGTGTATttctgaaggtgggaggaagtcagagaacccggagagagcccaGGCAAactcagaaccttcttgctgtgaggccaTGGTGCTATCCGCTGCACCGCTGCCTTCAAATCCAGTTAACTTTATTCAGCATAGAGATCTACCACAATCTGGATGACTGAGCATCTTCAGATTCCTACTTGCTCTTGACAACAATCTACGGTCTTATTAAAGGTAGACAGCTCATTATCTCCCTCACCACATCTCCATGAGTCACAGTGAACCATCGCTCCACTCTATACTGTTACATAAGTATTGAGTGTATGTATTGAACTGTGCAAAGTAGctctggaaatgtttttgtgttataaATTCTGAACTGTACGCAGCACATTAAACTGTTTTCCCCTTCTGATAGGCAGCACCACTCCATATCTCTCTgtaccagtctgaaccagtccTTACTATGTTTGAAGTGTATCCTACCTGCTCTAATTTAGCAGAGCAAATCTCCAGATTCTGTCAGGAAATCTGTTGTGCAAGTTGTTTAGTCGTCTGAATCAGGGTAAAGTTCAGAAACCCTGTGTGTGACAGTATCCTTTAGCTCAAGGTAACATCTTTAAATGTCTCGTCTGCCAGTCTCtctgttttcatatttatcCTTCACTGAGACATTAACAACTTTCAAACTGTAAGTCATCAAATTTGCCAAACGTTCAAGCAGTGAATCTTTGTGCTTGATCTGATGGTGTTTCAGGCTTGTGGTCAGAAATGATGAGCAGCAGACTATAAATTAAATACTTGCTAAGACTTCaattctgactgactgacaaaggGAGAAGAACTTATAGAGTTgatgttaaagaaatgttttatcgGGACCTCAAGAGAGTAAAGTTTGAATCCAGATTCTATCCTTATGATCACATTGTCAGTTCCAATATGCATGATTTGCTCacaagttgtttgtttttgccacTCCATCCTTGCATTCTGCTTTCAACTTGTGTCTGTATCTCGTCCATCACTCCTTGATTTGAACCACGTAAATTTGCACCCACATGTCTCGGCCTCTGTGATTTTTGTGAAGTATTAATCCAAAATTCTCTCTATGCTTCTACATTTACATGGATTTTCAAATTTCACAACCTTCCCATCCTTCTCTATACCCATATTTTACACATTACGACCTACTTCTCTTTCCCTTTTGTCCACGTGCTGCGTGGGTCAGCTTAGTGCACCCCGACAGGCCCGAACCCTTGGATCTTCATCTGGGGATGTTCCTACCCACACTGCTCAACCAGGCCACCCCAGAGCAAATGGACCGTTTCTTCATGCCTGCCTGGAACCTAGAGATCATCGGCACCTACGCTCAGACTGAGATGGGCCACGgtaaaattaaaacaggagCCCAAAATACCAGGCCTGTGTAGTTCTTTGTCCTTCACAACAAAATCCATTATTTATGGGGTAATGAAGACTTGTGAAAACAGTTCCTAAAGATaaggttttattatttttgggaacagttttctgacaaaaatatcCGTTATTGGTGGTTATAGGGTTTTCAGCGGCGATGCCAAGGTTGTTACAGCTTTGTCTAGCAAAATGTTTTACTTAATAATGATAGACGATTGAAGTCTTATGTCTCTGCTCTTGTTATGACAcacaacatttttctgtttagCAATGGAAACGCCAAAATACGTAAAAGATTTAACTAATCATTATGTGATTAGCGGCCATGTCGCTGGGCTTGAAcgcaaaaataaaatttgttggTTCACATGAAATGACAATCGACGCAAAAGGAGACTGGTGCTATGTTTTTAAGGATTTAGTCATCgctttttttgcatttactgCTTTAGTCGTCTAGTATCTAACGATGCATGAATAGCTATCTGAGAACGCTTGTCTGGCATGTAAATATTTCTTACAATCCTTGCCTTCATTTACATAGGAAATGAACAAATTCAGCCATGAACAGAAGTTTCTTCAAGTAGTCAGATGGGCATTTTTGTGCTGCTTAAAGTCAACATCATGGAGAATGTAACCAAAGTACCAGCTTTGATAGTatgctgcacacacagtatGAACTGAGTAATGTAAAAATGATGATTCCATCATTGTTTAGATCTGTCAAACACCCACAGAATGTTTTCCTCCTTTATTTTGGCCTCTTCTGTCTCTTAAAGGGTTTAGGATGATCTATTTCTGTTTCTACCAATCTTTTTAGTCCGAAACATGTTTCCTCTCACTTCACTAATTCTAATATTTGATCTTGTTagttcttttatttgtttatatgtttgttAATATTACAAACTACTGCTTTGTCTGTGTATATTTAATGTTAATGCTTACTTTAGTATTTTACTGAGATAAATGTTAGTGTGCTTCACTGCTATGGGATTTTTTTGGTGTATTCTGATTTGTTTGGTGGGGTTTGATTGTTTGGGTGGCTCTAGGCACTCACCTCAGGGGGCTGGAGACCACAGCCACATATGATCCAGCCACGCAGGAGTTTGTCTTAAACAGTCcaaccatcagctccatcaAGTGGTGGCCTGGAGGACGTAAGTGCATTCACACTGTATGTCTTCACAGTGAGTTCACAAGCAACATTACAAATGGAATAATCAACGGATCAGATAGCTGATGAATTATCCTCAAAATCAATgctttaattcctttttttttctttaagtcgGGGAATGTTTcaataaaatgagaaataaactcATTTaagtctctttctcttttttttagttGGAAAGACCTCAAATCATGCTGTAGTTCTAGCCCAGCTTCACACACAAGGAAATAATCATGGTCTACATGCTTTCCTGGTACAAATCCGTGACATGAAAACACATCTGCCTCTGCCAGGTAACCACTGTGTGCTTAGGGCTGATGTCTCCCTccgtttgtgtatgtgtgtccctCTTTGGTCTTCAAAGCATGCagtctctctgttttttttgccttctctttctctcaggAATTGTTGTTGGAGACATTGGTCCCAAATTTGGTTTTGTTGAAGTTGACAATGGCTTCCTGAAACTAGAGAATGTACGAATCCCACGAGATAACATGCTGATGAAATATGCCAAGGTGACAGAACATTATTTTCTTACATACATTGCATCTAAAACAGACGGACAACTTACAAACAAGTATTTCTGTAAATGACCCTGCAATCATTGAATGGGTTGTACAAAATTATAGAAACACCGGTCATAAGGTAAGAATGTCTTTGTCTCCCTATTAGGTGGAGCCTGACGGAACTTATTTGAAGCCACCGAGTGCAAAGCTGACCTATGGCACCATGGTGTTTGTTCGGTCCATGATCGTCGGCGAGTCGGCTCGGGCCCTGTCTAAAGCCTGCACC carries:
- the ten1 gene encoding CST complex subunit TEN1 — translated: MRQKEAGHGDTIVTRADSLPGYLRLQYFFLSAFYVSLSLFFYNEMLPAAAIYHFPWEVTSGAVQEGDSIRTFGRLSCYQPEESRATLSTQHASEEHHVVIHTSLVEPFNPIIGAQYLVLGEVENAEGVGVMVRARVLNCVDGVNIAQLQKAINEQRQFFRERDCKAGDAAQPTDTT